A single region of the Candidatus Neomarinimicrobiota bacterium genome encodes:
- a CDS encoding cytochrome c-type biogenesis CcmF C-terminal domain-containing protein has protein sequence LVAIFLSFFVLGTIVLEFTRAVRVRRGKRDESIPVALIRIISKNRTRYGGYIVHIGIVFMFIGFVGKAFDVDQEWTMQKGDEVNIAGYAVTLTDVNQEERPNHFAWIASLNVSKDGQHVTDLHPEKRIYFHTNPDPNRRQPHSELDLYSTFREDVYAVLGSIDTNNDILSIKIMVNRLVRWVWIGGYLLVLGSIIAFWPARSGRK, from the coding sequence CTGGTCGCCATTTTTCTCAGCTTTTTTGTACTGGGAACCATTGTGCTGGAATTTACCCGTGCTGTTCGTGTGCGGAGGGGTAAACGTGATGAAAGTATTCCCGTGGCACTGATTCGAATTATATCCAAAAATCGCACCAGGTACGGAGGCTACATTGTCCATATCGGTATTGTGTTTATGTTTATCGGTTTTGTGGGTAAGGCGTTCGACGTTGACCAAGAGTGGACGATGCAGAAAGGTGATGAAGTAAATATCGCCGGCTATGCTGTCACTTTGACGGATGTGAACCAGGAAGAGAGACCAAACCACTTCGCCTGGATTGCATCACTGAATGTGAGCAAGGATGGACAACATGTGACCGATCTTCATCCGGAGAAAAGAATCTATTTTCACACCAATCCGGATCCTAACCGTCGCCAGCCCCACAGTGAACTGGATCTTTATTCCACTTTCCGTGAGGATGTTTACGCTGTTCTTGGCAGCATCGATACCAATAATGATATCCTCTCCATCAAAATCATGGTAAACCGTCTGGTGAGGTGGGTCTGGATAGGAGGATACTTGTTGGTGTTAGGTTCTATTATCGCTTTCTGGCCCGCAAGATCGGGAAGGAAGTAG
- a CDS encoding ABC transporter ATP-binding protein — translation MLTVENLQKSYHLRPVLQGVTFDVHQSESVGIFGKNGAGKTTLLRVVARISSCDGGEVYLNGNSLLKGTPSARRGLLYIGHNPNLYPTLTGEENLQLLARLYAAQVPKENILEALERVELLHQRWDPIRYYSRGMLQRLGLAKALTIPWQIVLMDEPTAGLDESGMVLLDELVNQWQAEERSMLIVSHEREWLERFCPRILILREGQVVQNKPFDSDKETAVAES, via the coding sequence ATGTTGACGGTTGAAAATCTGCAAAAGTCTTATCATTTGAGACCGGTACTTCAGGGGGTGACTTTCGATGTGCATCAGAGTGAGAGCGTCGGCATCTTCGGTAAGAATGGTGCCGGAAAAACGACACTGTTGCGGGTGGTGGCCCGCATCTCTTCCTGTGATGGTGGAGAAGTGTACCTTAACGGAAATTCTCTCCTGAAAGGGACTCCTTCTGCCCGCAGGGGACTACTCTATATCGGGCACAATCCGAATCTCTATCCCACCCTCACGGGCGAAGAGAATCTTCAGCTCCTGGCAAGGTTGTATGCTGCGCAGGTACCAAAAGAAAATATTCTCGAAGCTCTTGAACGGGTAGAGCTGCTCCATCAGAGATGGGATCCAATTCGCTACTACTCCCGGGGGATGCTACAGCGGTTGGGGCTGGCGAAAGCACTAACGATCCCGTGGCAGATTGTGCTGATGGATGAACCTACAGCCGGTCTCGATGAATCGGGCATGGTTCTGCTGGATGAACTGGTGAATCAGTGGCAGGCAGAGGAGAGGAGCATGTTGATTGTCTCCCATGAGCGTGAATGGTTGGAGCGGTTTTGTCCTCGTATCCTCATTCTTCGAGAAGGTCAGGTTGTTCAGAATAAACCGTTTGATTCTGATAAGGAGACGGCCGTCGCCGAAAGCTGA
- a CDS encoding heme exporter protein CcmB: MFTALLRKDLTIEFRSKEIIISMITFGVAVILLYALAFRQSPEAIERFSPGLLWMVFLFIAAMGVHRAFSLEKEFDAFGMLLSAPVDRSIIFLSKWVSGFIFILVSQLVVVPLFLLFLQVSPPANLAGWIGIFILTDLGITALGSLVSGIVMRVRMSEILLPLLLFPLITPLLIAAVKSTDALMIGLQFTYWKIWPQIIVTFVIAFGVLGYIIFDFVSEE; encoded by the coding sequence GTGTTTACCGCACTTCTGAGAAAAGACCTCACCATAGAGTTCCGCAGCAAAGAGATAATAATCTCTATGATAACTTTCGGTGTAGCGGTAATTCTGCTTTATGCCTTAGCGTTTCGTCAGTCGCCGGAGGCTATTGAGAGATTTTCCCCCGGCCTGCTGTGGATGGTGTTTCTATTCATAGCAGCCATGGGGGTTCACCGTGCCTTTTCTCTCGAAAAAGAATTTGACGCCTTCGGTATGCTTCTTTCGGCACCAGTGGATAGGAGCATCATCTTTCTGTCCAAGTGGGTCAGCGGATTCATCTTCATTCTGGTATCTCAATTGGTAGTCGTTCCGCTCTTTTTACTTTTTCTTCAAGTTTCGCCGCCTGCGAATCTGGCAGGCTGGATCGGAATTTTTATCCTGACCGATCTGGGCATCACCGCCCTGGGGAGTCTCGTTTCCGGCATAGTCATGCGCGTCCGCATGAGTGAGATCCTTCTGCCTCTGTTGCTGTTTCCTCTCATTACGCCTCTCCTTATTGCCGCTGTGAAGTCCACTGATGCACTCATGATCGGTCTTCAATTCACTTACTGGAAAATCTGGCCACAGATTATTGTGACATTCGTCATTGCATTTGGTGTGCTCGGATATATAATCTTCGATTTCGTGAGTGAGGAATGA
- a CDS encoding cytochrome c biogenesis protein has protein sequence MMKTFHSRLSSKVLLAFIVASAAVCLFLVLEKTRIDPDQQMAQKIFYYHVPSAWVGALAYFLVMVGGIQYLRTKEDRWDRFSLAAAENGTFFATLVLITGPIWATPIWGTPWNWEPRLTTTLIIVLIYVGYFMLRQFGGAPERIRRLSAVLGIVAFVDVPIIYYSVDFWATDVQSHPQREMGGQPGDVLGTFFFSLIIFTVLFIYMMRFRIHLLGLEARLVEQSRGV, from the coding sequence ATGATGAAAACATTTCATTCAAGATTGAGTTCGAAGGTTCTTCTGGCGTTTATTGTTGCGTCGGCCGCTGTTTGTCTCTTTCTCGTATTAGAGAAGACAAGGATAGATCCCGATCAGCAGATGGCACAGAAAATATTCTATTATCATGTCCCTTCAGCGTGGGTCGGCGCTTTGGCTTATTTCCTGGTTATGGTAGGGGGGATCCAGTATCTACGGACAAAAGAAGACAGGTGGGACAGGTTCAGTCTTGCCGCCGCCGAGAACGGAACTTTCTTCGCCACGCTGGTTCTTATCACTGGTCCAATTTGGGCCACACCGATCTGGGGCACGCCGTGGAACTGGGAGCCGCGACTGACAACGACGCTTATCATCGTTCTAATATACGTGGGCTATTTCATGCTGAGACAATTTGGCGGTGCCCCCGAGAGAATCAGGCGCCTCTCAGCGGTACTCGGAATTGTCGCCTTTGTAGATGTACCAATTATCTATTATTCCGTCGATTTCTGGGCAACTGACGTTCAGTCCCACCCCCAGAGGGAAATGGGGGGTCAGCCTGGTGATGTTCTCGGTACTTTCTTCTTTTCACTAATTATCTTTACTGTCTTGTTTATCTATATGATGAGATTCAGAATTCATCTACTCGGTCTGGAAGCCAGACTAGTGGAGCAAAGCCGTGGCGTATAA
- a CDS encoding methylenetetrahydrofolate reductase, giving the protein MKVIEYLKKANSTLISYEIIPPLRGRSAEPIFELVEQLMPYEPPFIDLTSRAAEIYYDDLPGGTVKRHIRRKRPGTIGLSAAIKNRFDVETVPHLLCRGFTREETEDALIELFYLGIDNVLAIRGDETRKQQSGTSGKSYNKFTTDLVRQIKEMNSGKYVEEDLADAYATDFCIGVGGYPEKHFEAPNLAADLRYLKEKVDAGADYIVTQMCFDNDAFFNFVEKAREMGITVPIIPGLKILTRRSHLTSIPRNFFVDIPEKLAQTVMELPEKEAYDAGVAWALQQCQELVEAKVPCIHFYIMQDASAVTEIVSQIR; this is encoded by the coding sequence ATGAAGGTTATTGAATATCTCAAGAAGGCCAACTCAACTTTGATAAGTTACGAGATTATTCCGCCACTAAGAGGAAGGAGCGCGGAACCGATATTCGAGCTGGTGGAACAACTGATGCCGTACGAACCTCCATTCATCGACCTTACCAGTAGAGCGGCTGAAATCTATTACGATGATCTGCCGGGCGGCACCGTTAAACGCCACATCCGCCGCAAACGCCCCGGGACCATCGGCCTAAGCGCTGCTATCAAGAATCGGTTTGACGTTGAGACAGTTCCGCACCTGCTCTGCCGGGGATTTACGCGCGAAGAGACAGAAGACGCTCTCATCGAACTGTTCTATCTCGGTATCGACAATGTGCTCGCCATCAGAGGAGATGAGACTAGGAAACAGCAATCCGGCACGAGCGGCAAGTCCTATAACAAGTTTACCACAGATCTGGTGAGACAGATCAAGGAGATGAATAGCGGAAAGTACGTCGAGGAAGACTTGGCGGACGCCTATGCTACAGATTTTTGTATCGGCGTCGGCGGCTATCCTGAAAAACACTTTGAAGCGCCTAATCTTGCCGCTGATCTCAGATACCTGAAGGAAAAGGTAGATGCCGGTGCGGACTATATTGTAACTCAAATGTGCTTTGATAACGACGCATTCTTCAATTTTGTCGAAAAGGCACGCGAGATGGGTATAACGGTGCCCATCATTCCGGGGCTGAAGATTCTGACCCGCAGATCGCATCTCACTTCCATACCGAGGAACTTTTTCGTGGATATACCGGAGAAGTTAGCGCAAACGGTTATGGAGCTGCCTGAGAAGGAGGCATATGATGCTGGCGTCGCCTGGGCGCTGCAGCAGTGCCAGGAACTGGTGGAAGCAAAAGTTCCGTGCATCCATTTCTACATCATGCAAGACGCTTCGGCCGTGACGGAGATAGTCTCTCAAATTAGGTAA
- the tilS gene encoding tRNA lysidine(34) synthetase TilS translates to MTKIRTDINVLFDDRDPGFLQYSFDKSLTTDKLIKQGSAVLVAVSGGVDSVVLLHLLSCTAPAFGLTIGVAHYNHGMRAEASDDDEAFVKELANSYGLDCFSGRLPRNVAHDGESWEAYARRHRYHFLENEASAQGFSFIATAHHANDQAETVLMRMMDGAGVRGMGGIHRRRGRIVRPLLPFTKEQILTYAREQELSWREDQSNSDTRFRRNRIRHEVLPPILKSDPDFIETASRLADEMRSLENLLRAEVENLKTSLVSKDAFGRINIQTSAMAALPMEIQKRLIHQIVEADAPESPWRHHQWLRLEEFLTGSKTGQVLCLPCGWRMLRDRDRFILAHENGDRGEACRFAAERAVSVVCGDYRFQMDVTAPPAQFTADRSKECVDFRFLENRTLELRMWQPGDRMKPLGLKGFKKVSDLLIDKKIDRFRKEQQTVLTVDGKLAWLCGVQLDDRFKVTSRTDKMAQLTWAHV, encoded by the coding sequence GTGACTAAAATAAGAACAGATATAAACGTTTTGTTTGACGATCGAGACCCGGGTTTTCTTCAGTACTCCTTCGATAAAAGTCTCACAACTGACAAACTGATTAAACAAGGATCGGCTGTCCTCGTCGCTGTTTCCGGCGGCGTCGATTCGGTTGTGTTGCTCCACCTCCTGTCGTGCACGGCGCCGGCTTTCGGACTGACTATCGGCGTGGCGCACTACAATCACGGTATGCGCGCAGAAGCCTCCGATGATGATGAGGCGTTTGTCAAGGAACTTGCGAACAGTTACGGATTGGACTGTTTTTCAGGCAGACTGCCTCGCAACGTTGCTCACGATGGAGAGAGCTGGGAAGCGTACGCACGTCGCCATCGCTATCACTTTCTTGAGAATGAGGCGTCTGCACAAGGATTCAGTTTTATCGCCACAGCGCATCACGCCAACGATCAGGCTGAAACGGTTCTGATGCGTATGATGGACGGCGCCGGTGTAAGAGGCATGGGCGGCATCCATCGGCGGAGAGGTCGCATCGTGCGACCGCTCCTCCCATTCACTAAAGAGCAAATTCTGACTTATGCCAGAGAACAGGAGCTCAGTTGGCGTGAGGATCAGTCCAACAGCGATACCCGCTTTCGCCGTAACAGGATTCGGCACGAAGTTTTACCGCCTATCCTGAAGTCAGATCCCGATTTCATCGAGACTGCATCCAGACTGGCAGATGAAATGAGGAGCCTCGAGAACCTGCTCCGGGCTGAAGTTGAAAACCTGAAGACAAGCCTTGTTTCAAAAGACGCTTTCGGGCGCATAAACATTCAAACATCGGCGATGGCGGCGCTGCCGATGGAAATTCAGAAGCGGTTGATTCACCAGATTGTGGAAGCTGACGCACCCGAATCACCTTGGCGGCATCATCAATGGCTTCGGCTCGAAGAGTTCCTCACCGGCAGTAAGACAGGTCAAGTGCTCTGTCTGCCCTGTGGTTGGCGAATGCTGCGCGACAGGGATCGGTTTATTCTCGCGCACGAGAACGGTGACAGAGGGGAGGCCTGCCGTTTTGCGGCTGAACGTGCCGTATCGGTCGTCTGTGGTGATTACAGGTTCCAGATGGATGTTACAGCGCCGCCGGCTCAATTCACAGCCGACAGGTCAAAGGAGTGTGTAGATTTCCGCTTTCTTGAGAACAGGACGCTAGAGCTTCGGATGTGGCAGCCGGGCGACCGTATGAAACCCCTCGGATTGAAAGGATTCAAGAAAGTGAGTGATCTGCTGATCGACAAGAAGATCGACAGGTTCCGCAAGGAGCAGCAGACAGTTCTGACGGTGGATGGGAAGCTGGCGTGGCTGTGTGGCGTACAGCTGGATGACAGGTTCAAAGTGACAAGCAGAACGGATAAAATGGCCCAGCTTACATGGGCGCATGTTTAA
- the hpt gene encoding hypoxanthine phosphoribosyltransferase, whose protein sequence is MRELFTEQQIETKVKQLAAEISADFEGKVPILIGVLNGSFIFMADLVRELSIECEVDFIKISSYEGTSSQGTVHLLKDISADITGRDVLIVEDIVDSGLTMNFLMSRLKGAGPTSISVATLLFKKEVAQLNFKLDYVGFTIPKDYVVGYGLDFDQKMRNLKGIYRLDGQQELEENG, encoded by the coding sequence ATGCGGGAACTTTTTACAGAACAGCAGATCGAGACAAAAGTCAAACAGCTTGCCGCTGAAATCTCCGCTGATTTTGAAGGTAAGGTACCTATTCTTATCGGTGTTCTTAACGGCAGTTTTATCTTCATGGCCGATCTCGTACGGGAACTCTCCATCGAATGTGAAGTTGATTTTATAAAGATTTCCAGCTATGAAGGTACAAGCTCCCAAGGAACCGTTCACTTACTCAAAGATATTTCAGCGGATATTACAGGAAGAGACGTCTTAATTGTGGAAGACATTGTAGATTCAGGTCTTACTATGAACTTCCTCATGTCCCGACTGAAGGGGGCTGGACCGACCTCGATCTCAGTGGCAACTTTACTTTTCAAAAAAGAGGTAGCGCAGTTAAATTTTAAGTTGGATTATGTCGGCTTTACAATCCCCAAGGATTACGTTGTAGGTTACGGCTTGGATTTTGATCAGAAGATGCGCAATCTTAAGGGTATCTATCGCCTTGACGGTCAGCAAGAATTAGAGGAGAACGGTTAG
- the ftsH gene encoding ATP-dependent zinc metalloprotease FtsH — MAKKATKGDSKRVKQSPTKQSPEKNQQNTFQWKQAGKTSLIWIVILISAIFLSSLFTGRGRKEMTIDYFQYMEYLNSNMIAEAMIIEKEFHGRLTEEIDLVVNDQVIGKVDRFVVTLPYVNESVLAEWNRNNLKYSFQEKKIDWFSYLLSMGPWLLLILIWLFFMRRMQGGMGGKGLFSFGRSRARLWESDKPQVTFKNVAGCVEAKEELTEVIAFLKNPEKYQKLGGKIPRGVLLLGPPGTGKTLLARAVAGEADVPFFSLSGADFVEMFVGVGASRVRDLFEQGKKHAPAIIFIDEIDAVGRHRGAGLGGGHDEREQTLNALLVEMDGFEPNTNVILLAATNRPDVLDNALLRPGRFDRRVIVDVPDLRGREGILEVHTKEIPMHKNVDLKVVAKGTPGLVGADLANLVNEASLLAARNGKSKVSMEDFEEAKDKVMMGVERKSMILSDEEKELTSYHESGHALMAKLLPDADPVHKVTIIPRGRALGLTAQLPIDEKHNYSQSYIKTRLLVLLGGRAAEKLVFNELTTGAGNDIEIATELARKMVCEWGMSSELGPLTYGKKDEEIFLGREIATHRDYSEMTAQKIDKEVARIVWEVENESLALLKKNLDKLHNLARELLKHETIDGADMNKIMAGKKLRKKASVSANGRKNAKKKPRGPRKSAGKTA; from the coding sequence ATGGCAAAAAAAGCGACAAAAGGAGACTCAAAGCGGGTGAAACAGAGTCCGACAAAGCAGTCACCAGAAAAAAACCAGCAGAACACTTTTCAGTGGAAACAGGCTGGTAAAACGTCCCTTATCTGGATTGTAATTCTCATCTCGGCAATCTTCCTCTCCAGCCTTTTCACGGGGAGGGGGAGAAAGGAGATGACCATCGACTACTTCCAGTATATGGAATACCTGAACTCGAACATGATCGCTGAGGCCATGATAATTGAGAAAGAGTTTCACGGAAGATTGACAGAAGAAATCGATCTGGTCGTCAATGATCAGGTGATCGGGAAAGTAGACAGGTTTGTTGTCACGTTACCCTATGTTAATGAATCGGTTCTCGCTGAATGGAATCGGAATAACCTCAAGTACAGTTTTCAAGAGAAGAAGATCGACTGGTTCAGCTACCTGCTGAGTATGGGGCCGTGGCTGTTACTGATCCTCATTTGGCTTTTCTTTATGCGCCGGATGCAGGGCGGTATGGGCGGCAAAGGTCTCTTCAGTTTCGGTCGGAGCCGGGCCAGACTGTGGGAGTCCGACAAGCCTCAGGTCACTTTCAAGAATGTGGCTGGATGTGTGGAAGCCAAAGAGGAGTTGACGGAAGTTATCGCTTTTCTCAAGAATCCAGAGAAGTATCAGAAGTTGGGTGGGAAAATTCCGCGGGGTGTCTTGCTACTGGGTCCGCCGGGGACAGGAAAAACACTTCTTGCCAGAGCGGTGGCAGGTGAAGCGGACGTTCCATTCTTTAGTCTCAGCGGCGCCGATTTTGTGGAGATGTTTGTCGGTGTTGGTGCTTCGCGGGTTAGGGATCTGTTTGAGCAAGGCAAGAAGCATGCCCCTGCCATTATTTTTATTGATGAAATTGATGCTGTGGGCAGACATCGCGGCGCCGGACTCGGCGGTGGTCACGATGAGCGGGAACAGACGCTGAATGCACTTCTGGTTGAAATGGATGGTTTTGAGCCTAACACGAACGTGATTCTGCTGGCAGCAACAAACAGGCCGGATGTCCTTGACAATGCGCTCTTGCGGCCCGGCAGGTTCGACAGGCGTGTCATCGTGGATGTGCCCGACCTTCGAGGGAGAGAGGGGATTCTTGAGGTACATACCAAAGAGATTCCCATGCACAAGAATGTGGACTTGAAAGTTGTGGCTAAAGGTACTCCCGGACTTGTCGGTGCGGACCTAGCGAATTTGGTCAATGAGGCGTCACTCCTGGCGGCACGGAATGGTAAATCCAAAGTCTCCATGGAAGATTTTGAAGAAGCCAAGGATAAAGTAATGATGGGCGTCGAACGGAAGAGCATGATCCTGAGTGACGAAGAGAAAGAGCTTACCTCATACCACGAATCGGGCCACGCCCTTATGGCAAAGCTTCTCCCTGATGCAGATCCCGTGCACAAGGTCACGATCATTCCGCGAGGCCGCGCACTCGGTCTTACCGCCCAGCTTCCTATAGATGAAAAACATAACTATTCTCAATCTTACATCAAGACGCGACTTCTTGTTCTTCTCGGGGGCCGTGCCGCTGAAAAACTTGTCTTCAATGAGCTTACCACAGGTGCCGGTAACGATATTGAAATTGCAACCGAACTCGCCCGCAAAATGGTTTGTGAATGGGGTATGAGTTCCGAACTTGGTCCTCTGACATACGGCAAAAAAGACGAAGAAATCTTCCTCGGGCGGGAGATTGCGACTCATCGCGACTACAGTGAAATGACCGCCCAAAAGATTGATAAAGAAGTGGCAAGGATTGTGTGGGAAGTTGAAAATGAAAGTCTCGCTCTTCTAAAGAAGAATCTGGATAAACTTCATAATCTGGCACGAGAACTGCTTAAGCATGAGACGATCGACGGCGCAGACATGAATAAGATTATGGCCGGCAAGAAGTTGAGGAAGAAGGCATCCGTCTCTGCGAATGGTAGAAAAAATGCCAAGAAGAAGCCGAGAGGGCCTCGAAAGTCTGCGGGGAAGACAGCATAA
- the folP gene encoding dihydropteroate synthase has translation MNSLLNDLLNLNRTLIVGVLNVTPDSFSDGGNNLDPAIAIERAHAMVAEGADIIDVGGESTRPGAVPITLAEEMQRVLPVVQELTASLDVPVSIDTYKSQLARETLEMGAEIINDISGLRFDSDMAGVVAYYGASVIIMHMKGTPRDMQIDPHYDDLMGDLEQFFVAQINVARTAGIRDDQIVIDPGIGFGKTVADNFIILNSLQLLVQLGFPVMVGPSRKSFIGSTLDLAVDDRLEGTASAITAAILNGARIVRVHDVKEMKRVAKMTDAIRLEGAAA, from the coding sequence ATGAACAGTTTGCTGAATGATCTGTTAAATTTGAACAGGACGCTTATCGTAGGTGTGCTGAATGTTACGCCAGATTCCTTTTCGGATGGCGGTAACAACCTCGATCCGGCAATTGCCATTGAGCGTGCCCACGCAATGGTTGCAGAAGGTGCTGATATTATCGACGTAGGCGGGGAATCGACACGACCCGGCGCCGTCCCAATCACGCTGGCAGAGGAGATGCAAAGAGTTCTACCTGTGGTACAAGAGTTGACGGCATCATTAGATGTTCCGGTCTCGATAGATACTTACAAGAGTCAACTGGCGCGGGAAACACTTGAGATGGGTGCCGAGATAATAAACGATATTTCGGGCTTGCGCTTTGACTCGGACATGGCTGGTGTTGTGGCGTACTACGGAGCTTCAGTCATCATTATGCATATGAAAGGGACGCCCAGAGACATGCAAATCGATCCACACTATGATGATCTGATGGGCGATCTGGAGCAGTTTTTTGTTGCTCAGATCAATGTTGCCAGGACTGCGGGCATCCGTGATGATCAGATTGTTATCGATCCAGGCATCGGATTTGGCAAGACGGTTGCGGATAATTTCATAATTCTGAATTCACTGCAGCTTCTGGTTCAACTCGGTTTTCCCGTTATGGTGGGGCCGTCCAGAAAATCGTTTATCGGCAGCACACTGGATCTTGCCGTGGATGACAGGCTTGAAGGGACGGCGTCAGCTATCACGGCTGCAATCCTGAACGGCGCCAGAATAGTACGAGTGCACGATGTTAAGGAAATGAAGCGCGTGGCGAAGATGACCGATGCGATACGGCTGGAGGGGGCTGCGGCATGA
- the cdaA gene encoding diadenylate cyclase CdaA: MTLFELGFLTVTLLDLIDIVLVAWLFVKLYGYFKGTRAGHMLVGLVIILLSSFIFRAVGMRGMTWIIDQVQTVWVVAFVILFQPELRRLLIYVGRTRFFRRLFRVGTSATIDAVVEASKQIKQRGWGALIVLQRDTGLKVIKEAGTPLKSEVSAPLLTSLFNPSSPLHDGAVIIQNDVIEAAQCILPLTESELIDPDMGTRHRAALGISEETDVIAVVVSEEKRRISVALNGMFHLNLDEFALRRFLNENLFVGSGE, encoded by the coding sequence ATGACACTCTTTGAACTCGGCTTCCTAACGGTGACACTTCTCGATCTAATCGATATTGTGCTGGTGGCGTGGCTTTTTGTCAAATTATATGGCTATTTTAAGGGGACCCGTGCCGGCCATATGCTGGTGGGACTTGTTATTATCCTGCTCAGTTCATTCATTTTTCGCGCCGTAGGCATGCGCGGAATGACATGGATTATCGATCAGGTGCAGACTGTCTGGGTGGTGGCGTTTGTTATCCTGTTTCAGCCGGAATTGAGACGCCTGCTGATTTATGTGGGACGGACCCGGTTTTTCAGGCGACTATTCAGGGTCGGAACGTCAGCAACTATCGACGCTGTTGTGGAGGCGTCCAAGCAGATAAAGCAGAGAGGCTGGGGCGCCTTGATTGTCCTCCAGAGAGACACAGGTCTGAAAGTTATCAAGGAAGCAGGTACGCCCCTGAAATCAGAGGTCAGTGCTCCTCTGCTTACATCACTGTTTAACCCATCGTCACCTTTACACGACGGTGCAGTCATTATCCAGAATGACGTGATTGAAGCTGCGCAGTGCATCTTACCTCTCACTGAAAGTGAGCTGATAGATCCTGATATGGGTACAAGACACAGGGCCGCACTGGGTATCAGCGAGGAGACAGATGTTATCGCTGTTGTCGTTTCGGAGGAGAAGAGAAGAATCTCGGTGGCGCTGAACGGTATGTTCCATCTCAATCTCGACGAATTCGCCCTCAGAAGGTTTCTGAATGAGAACCTTTTTGTCGGCTCGGGCGAGTAG